A window of Sphingobacterium sp. SRCM116780 contains these coding sequences:
- the ribD gene encoding bifunctional diaminohydroxyphosphoribosylaminopyrimidine deaminase/5-amino-6-(5-phosphoribosylamino)uracil reductase RibD, with amino-acid sequence MNKHESYMRRCLDLAVLGAGTTSPNPMVGAVIVCDDRIVGEGYTSPYGGPHAEVNAIQQVLDRYDSDEAADKLSRSVFYVSLEPCAHYGKTPPCADLIAKYKPNKVFIACLDPFAKVNGKGLMILKEAGIAVEVGLLESEALWLNRRFFTRVLKNRPYIILKWAETSDGFIAKDGKQVWISNNASKQLVHQWRAEEDAILIGTKTALVDNPSLTVREWKGSNPKRILIDKLLAVPADAAVLNEEAETIIFNDVKTEWSETNKFIALENFDWYLPQNILYQLYLMDVQSIIIEGGAKTLDLFIQAGLWDEARIFKGRQVWNAGVKSPQIGGTLKETLQVADDQLEIWINK; translated from the coding sequence TGGTAGGAGCAGTAATTGTCTGCGATGATCGAATCGTCGGTGAGGGTTATACTTCTCCTTATGGAGGACCGCATGCAGAGGTAAATGCTATTCAGCAGGTATTGGATCGTTATGATAGTGATGAGGCTGCGGATAAGTTAAGCAGATCTGTTTTTTATGTCAGCTTAGAGCCTTGTGCTCATTATGGGAAAACACCTCCCTGTGCAGATTTAATTGCCAAATACAAACCAAACAAGGTGTTCATCGCTTGTTTAGACCCTTTTGCAAAAGTAAATGGGAAAGGATTAATGATCTTAAAGGAAGCAGGGATCGCGGTTGAAGTAGGGCTTCTGGAAAGTGAAGCTTTATGGTTAAATAGACGATTTTTTACCCGTGTACTAAAGAATCGTCCTTATATTATTTTAAAATGGGCAGAGACTTCGGATGGTTTTATCGCGAAAGATGGCAAGCAAGTGTGGATAAGCAACAATGCGAGTAAACAGCTGGTTCATCAATGGCGAGCGGAAGAGGATGCCATTTTAATTGGTACAAAGACTGCATTGGTAGATAATCCGAGTTTGACTGTACGAGAGTGGAAGGGAAGCAATCCAAAGCGTATCCTGATTGATAAGTTGCTTGCTGTACCAGCTGATGCTGCTGTATTAAACGAAGAGGCGGAGACGATTATATTTAATGATGTTAAAACAGAATGGAGTGAGACTAATAAGTTCATTGCATTGGAGAACTTTGATTGGTATTTGCCACAAAATATTTTGTATCAGTTATATTTAATGGATGTGCAATCCATTATTATTGAGGGAGGGGCTAAAACTCTTGATTTATTCATACAAGCTGGACTTTGGGATGAAGCACGTATATTTAAAGGGAGGCAGGTTTGGAATGCTGGTGTAAAATCTCCTCAAATAGGAGGGACTTTAAAAGAAACTCTTCAGGTCGCTGATGATCAATTGGAAATTTGGATTAATAAATAA